TGAGGTCTGCACACGGACCAGAACTGCattacacaaaaataaaaattattttaaaaagagatcatTATTGAATTTGGAGAGAGCTTTTTTCTTTCCATGGATGTTGccatcatctctgtgcagatgattcctaTATAGGAAACAACTAAGAGAGTGCAGTGCATTGaatcctggacttggaatcaggaaaacctgagtcttcacacacacacacacacacacacacacacacacacacacacacacagagtcttttccctgagcttcagtcttgCATCATCAattacctattggacatttcaaactggatgtcccagacatatcttaaactcagtactgttcaaaattcagctcattatctttcctccaaacttCCTCTCTTTCAGTCTCCCATGTTTTAGCCATAACTCTTTACTCTTCCGCATACAAAATCAGTTGTCAAACTGCACTGTTCCTATTTCCATCTCTACTTACACAACTAACTTACTAGAGGCAGCTAAGAGGTACTATACATAGAAAGCTGGACTTGAAGTTAGggaaatatgaattaaaattctgcttcagatacttggctctgtgaccctgggtaagtcagcctcagtttccctataggGTTGTTATAATAAactctgtaaagtgctttgcaaccctaaaaaacactatataaatgctactggTACTtattcaggtcctcatcatcttTAACCCAGGTTATTGTAACAGCTTTCTAACTAGTCTCTTACCACTCCTTGTGTGATCTTATATACTGCTGCCAAAATGATTCTCCTTGAGTGTCTGACCTCACTACTCCCCTATTCAACCAACTCCAGAAGTTTCCTATTACCTGtaggttaaaatataaactcccctgtttagcttttaaagccctactcAAACTAGTCCCAACTCACCTTTCCAGCTCTATTGGACATTAATCCCCAGTGGTGATCTATTCAAAAtggccttctctctgctcctcacacaTGAAAGTCAATCTCTCATCTCCACGCCTTTGCACTCACTGGCTGCCACGCATGCCTTGAATACatgccttcctcatctccacttgaGTCTCTTTCTTTAACCTGCAGCTAGAGCACGACTCTGTGCATTAAGCCTCTCCTGATTCCCCAAACTGTTGGGTTCCATCTCCCTATCTTGTATTTAACCACTTTGTATttctattcactttatatttatgtatttatatgacTATACCTTCAAACAAAAACGGTCTCAGAGTTCAGTTCTTATTCAAAGCCCACTCCTAGAAGAACCTTTCCTCCACTCCCCAATTCCACTCCCAACATCTCACCTGGTCTCCCCCTTCTCCATCCTGACGTGACACTTCCTACATGCACATGACTacgcatacacatgtatattaccATATATGTACGCGTGTATGTTGTCTATtcgtgtatacatacacacacatcacacacatacacaaagatgtACTTCTTGTCTTCCTTGTTAGAATGTCACCTctgcatctttttttcccccattcctgGCGTGCGGCGGGCAATTACTAAATGCTCATTGGTGTTGGCTGACGGATTGGGGGGTACGGTCAGATGGCTGATTGTAAAGAGTTTgttagagggagaggagagggagcgGAAGCACCAACGGAGGAAGCTTTTTACAGGAGGTGGTCGATGAAAAAGGTGGGTGTTGATATCCACAGCGATATTAATGCTCTCATTGGGGAAATTTTTGTTAAAAGGAAGgtcttcatattttaaaaaaaaaagctgggtctcattttatagactggGACCCGGGTAAAAGTGGGAGCTCGACGCACGAAGACCCTGACAACGACGACTGCGCCCAATCGAGGAGAGACTCCGCTCTCCGTCGGTTTTCTCTCCCGGCAGCCTCCGCGAAGTGAAGCGCGCCCCACCTCCTGCCAGGCGTCGCCCTGGTAACCCAATCCGGGTACCCGGCGCCTCTCCCGGAAGTCGCCGCCATTCATTCTCGCTATTGGACATGGGCCCTTGGGGGCGGGTTCTGCGTGGCGGCCACGGCGGAGGCGGCCGCGGCCATGGCCATGGCGGCGCCGCTCGTGCTGCACCTGCTGTTGGCTCTGCTCTTGGGCCTGGGCCGCCAGAGCAGGGCAGAGCCAGAGCGGGATAGCCTGCGGGAGGAACTAGTCCTCACTCCGCTCCCCTCCGGAGACGTGTCGGCCACCTTTCAGTTCCGCACACGTTGGGATTCGGAGCTGCAGCTTGAAGGAGGTGAGAGGGACGGGTCCGGTGATTCCTTAGGGCGGCCTTGCTTCTGGATTATGGAGAGGGGGCGGGGCTTGGTGGGAGGTGGGGCTTTGCAACGGTGGAGCGGATTGGGAAGGCTTTGGGGGCGGGGCCTCTGCTGTGGGGGCGGGGCCTCGGGGTGGTTCTTGGGGCTATGGGGGACCTGTACCCAAGGAGATGTAGGACATTGGGGCGAGAGCAAGGGGGATGCTTGTTGTAGGAGACATCTCATCTCGATGGGTGGAGGAAGTGTCATGATATCAGGGGTAGAGTTGGAGACAAGAGGAAGGGTTCTTCTAGGGGTGGGCTTTGAATAAGAACCGAACTCTGGGATGGTTTTGTTTGAAGGTATGAGGGTGGGCTGTGGTCCTAGATCACCAGAGTCACTAATGGGGGGCAAGGGTGAGAAAGAAGGGGGTATGCACTTGACCTACCTATTCTCCTCAATGTCAGCCCTCTCTTTGGGGCCCATGCCTTCTTTTTGAGGGGTGACTTGGGAGCACAGGAGAGAGGGCTGAGCCAGCTCAACGCTTTCCCTCCCAGTTTCTCATTACAGGCTTTTCCCCAAGGCTTTGGGGCAGCTGATCTCCAAGTACTCTGTGCAGGAGCTGCATCTGTCACTCACACAGGGCTTCTGGAGGACGCGTTTCTGGGGCCAGCCCTTCTTGCAGGCCCCGGCTGGGGCTGAGCTTTGGGTCTGGTTCCAAGATTCAGTTGCAGAGTAAGTACCTGCCTCTGGCTGCTGTTAGGTGTGAAGGAAGGGAGACAGTGCAGGATTCCCGGAGACACTTTCTCCTGCTTTGAGAGGAATTGTGTCTGGTGCCTGTGGGGGCCAACAGAGTAGGTCAGGTTGTCCAGCCCAGCTGCCAGGTGTGCAGGTGTGTCTTGGGTGTTGTAAGATGAGCCTCAGACACTGGGGACCCTCAGATTAAGATCCTAGTCAATGAAAAtcagtctttgttcagctttatTCTCTCATAATGTTCTGTGGAGACTTGGGACACCTTTGGGAAGGGTCTGGAAAACCCTGAAGCTCAAAGTAACCTCTGTGTCTAACCTCAAGACCTATTGAACCTTGCTGTCTGTCTACCTTTTTCTCCCAACTTCtagctttcattttttctctctccagttttctttctactCTTTTCTGTCCTTTACTTTATATCCTTAACTAACTTTCCTTGattatttcccttctctgctatagtctcctcatttgcaaaataataagggatggactagatgctctccaagatcccttccagctctagatcctggGATCCTAAATCACTTCAGGCTCCAGgaatctcagcttcctcctctataaatgAAGATATCGCACTTTCAGCCCCTAtctcacagaattattgtgaagaaagtcctttgtaaatgaaaaaaaatccatttaaatttGAGTTGTTAttcttagtaataataataatactgatgatGACTATGAGACCCCTATGTTTAAGAGGACAAAAAAATTGGCCTAGCTGGAGGGGAGGATAAGGAGTGGAAGTTATAGGAGGAATGGCCAGAATAGAGAGATGGGGTGTGgagcattttctcttttttgccttggTGGCAAgcctttttgttttgggggttgggtttttttttttttgctacactTTTCCCTGATTTCACTCTGGGGGTCAGATCTCTGTGTAAGACACACAGAAGCAGTCCCAAGACTGACTTAGGatatttcccccttcttttctgtCTAGTGTTGATACAGCCTGGAAGGAGCTCAGTAACATCCTCTCAGGGATCTTCTGCGCCTCTCTCAACTTCATTGACTCCACCAATACTGTCACTCCTACTGCTTCCTTCAAACCCTTGGGGCTGGCCAATGGTGAGATAGTCCCAGACACCCTGGATGTGACATTGCAGAATgagtaccagacttggagtcagaggacgtgGCTTCAAATCTAACCCTACTATTTGCTGTCCTTAtgtccttgggcaggtcactaaTTCTCTCACAGCTTCCTCCTCCACAAAATGAGTGTCACAGAAGATGACCTTATAAAGCCCCTTCCACTCCAAGTCTGTGATTTTATGACtagatcaagagttcttaacctaggttCCAGGATACGTTTAAAAAACCCCCACCAcattttggtaactgtatttcaatgtaattggtttttgTTATaatcctttttggggttttctgtgcattttaaaatattattctaaggaGTCTGTAGACTGCCCCAGGTTGCCCAAGGGGACtatgacaccaaaaaggttaagaatccctgccctagATTAtcatttttaaggtcctttccagctctgaatcctgtgGTTCTGAGTAACAGTCCACATCCTTCCACCCTTCCCTGTAGGATTCTAAAATTTTGGACTTGGGAGGAACCTTAAAGAGCATCTAATTCAACTTCCTTGTAttgaaactgtgacccagagagagaaagtaacTTCAGTAGTTAAGTGACAGGCAAAGTCAGGACTCCCTTGGGGGTGGATTGGAAATAGTGCTAGATTTGGGTTcttggagacctgggttcagattctgtctcATGCTCACTGGGTAAATGTGGGAGAGTCATTTtacctttagtttcctcatcagtaaaagtgAGGATTAATATCTGTAATGCTAACTATCAGGGATTGTTGTGACACTTAGATAAAAATAATggctgcaaagtgctttactatatacatatatcattgttACTATCAACCCCATGGAAGGGATAGAATAGCAGTTGAGAGTCCTGGAAGCCAGACTGTATGAGAAGAGTGAATAACAAAGGTCTCTGGTTCTACTGTTGGAGTTTGAATCCCAGAGGATGGTGGAAAGAGATTATATTCTGCCCTCCAAAAGCCAGGACGGCTTCCTCTTTCCTAGTAACGAGACCTGGCAAGGACtctaagaggaagagaagagttaATTCACCCTTGCCTTCCTCCTGAGACTTAGTGAAATGAGGCCTAATGCAAATCCTGCAATGGCAAGACCTCACATAGCTCTTTATTTTGTACCTCTCAagtgcatttattttataatattatgtATTAGTTATTTGTGTAAATGACTGATCTCCGTACTGAAGGAAGGGACTATGTTTTATCTAAAACTTTGTGTTTCCTCTAGTGCTGAGTATAAcgttctgcacatagtaggcagttaatatttgagatgatgaaaagaagtagcAGCAGGGCTTGGGGAACCTGGGGTAGGGCAGGGTTGGGGGGGTGGAGTAGGAAGAGCACTAGCCTCTATCATCTAGAGTTTGGCTAGAATAGTTTTGGGATAAGTGACAGAGAGCAGCCTGACCCTGAGCTCTGATCTTTCTTCTTGTAGGTACCAACCATCACTTCCTGCGTTATGCTGTCCTTCCCCGAGAGGTGGTGTGCACTGAGAACCTCACTCCATGGAAGAAGCTCTTGCCTTGTAGTTCCAAGGTGAAatgagtgatttggaactatttAGTTTCACTCTCCAACTCTCACCATTACCAAGGAACTGGGGAAATTGGGGAAGCACTGCCTCATTCTGGGATGGCAGTGAACATGTCTGGAGAGACACCTCCCACATTACCAGCTAGCATCTGAAGAAGTTCCCTATGTGGGTATTaaaccttctctcctcctttgcttccCAGGCTGGCCTTTCTGTTCTTCTTAAAGCTGAGCGCTTGTTCCATACCAGCTATCACTCCCAGGCAGTGCATATCCGTCCTGTGTGCCGGGTAAGTTTGACGGTGGCATGAGCCCTTCCCTGTACCAATGCTGTGAGGCATTTTGGGTACTGGTCACTTCTGTTAAAGGAAAAGTCTTAACTAACCAGACCTTAGCCAGAATAGTAGAGAGGTTacaatgctggacttggagtaaggaagacctagattcaaatcctgcctcagatactttgaCACTGCACAAGTCATGTAacatctctggatctcagttttcttatctgtcaaataaaggggttggattagagcccttccagttctaaacctatgatgtTACGATTCTGCAGAAGTCTAGAGACAATTTGAGTAGGGATGGGAAATGCTACTCACTGCTACCAGTCTTCTGCCCCTGTTcctaggttccttccagctctaatattctatgatttttagGATGCCCACTGTGTCAGTGTCTCCTGGGAGCTGAGGCAGACCCTCACAGTTGTGTTTGATGCCTATACAACAGGCCAAGGGAAGAAAGGTAATAACTCTTGACTTCCACCCTAACGTCCTTCCATCTAAGTACTTCTCTTAACTCTGCTCTCTGCTTGTTTCTGCAGACTGGTCTCTCTTTCGGATGTTTTCTCGAACTATCACTGAGGCCTGTCCTTTGGCCTCACAAAGTTATGTCTATGTCGATATCTCCAGAAACGGTCAGGTAATAGCTCAAGCTCACATTGCCGTAACACTTCAAGGCTGATAGAATATTTTCCTCATGACAATCCTTTTAAATGGGGAATGAgtgtttttttccctattttacagagaaagaaactgatgcACATTGAGTGTGCAGCACATTCCATATctctattcttccttcctcttggcCGGAGGTATTGTTGGTCTAGCTACCTTTATTCCTATGTCCCTAGGAGAATGAGACTCTTGAGGTGAGCCCACCCCCAACGTCCACGTACCAGGCAGTTGTCCTGGGAGACCGGAAGACCTACGCTGTCTATGACCTGCTTAACCCTGCCACATTCAGTGGCTCCCGAAGCCTCAACCTGCAGCTCAGGTGGAAGCAGCTCCAAGATATAGGTGAGGGGCTTGGAGACGACACTTATGGGGGATCTGGGAAAGACACAGAGACCTCTTAAGTTGATAGGAAGGAT
This region of Trichosurus vulpecula isolate mTriVul1 chromosome 3, mTriVul1.pri, whole genome shotgun sequence genomic DNA includes:
- the PIGT gene encoding GPI transamidase component PIG-T isoform X1, translating into MAMAAPLVLHLLLALLLGLGRQSRAEPERDSLREELVLTPLPSGDVSATFQFRTRWDSELQLEGVSHYRLFPKALGQLISKYSVQELHLSLTQGFWRTRFWGQPFLQAPAGAELWVWFQDSVADVDTAWKELSNILSGIFCASLNFIDSTNTVTPTASFKPLGLANGTNHHFLRYAVLPREVVCTENLTPWKKLLPCSSKAGLSVLLKAERLFHTSYHSQAVHIRPVCRDAHCVSVSWELRQTLTVVFDAYTTGQGKKDWSLFRMFSRTITEACPLASQSYVYVDISRNGQENETLEVSPPPTSTYQAVVLGDRKTYAVYDLLNPATFSGSRSLNLQLRWKQLQDIGSQLVPFLHAQRYVSGYGLQKGELSTVLHNTHPYRAFPVLLLETVPWYLRLYVHTLVITTKGKENKPSYIHYQPAQDRLRPHLLEMLIQLPANSVTKVSIQFERALLKWTEYTPDPNHGFYVSPSVLSALVPNLVGAKPANWEESPLFSTMFPVSDSSSYFVRLYTEPLLVNLPTPDFSMPYNVICLTCTVVAVCYGSFYNLLTRTFHLEEPKRSRLVRWLANIIRRIRGVPPV
- the PIGT gene encoding GPI transamidase component PIG-T isoform X2 — its product is MVLFEVSHYRLFPKALGQLISKYSVQELHLSLTQGFWRTRFWGQPFLQAPAGAELWVWFQDSVADVDTAWKELSNILSGIFCASLNFIDSTNTVTPTASFKPLGLANGTNHHFLRYAVLPREVVCTENLTPWKKLLPCSSKAGLSVLLKAERLFHTSYHSQAVHIRPVCRDAHCVSVSWELRQTLTVVFDAYTTGQGKKDWSLFRMFSRTITEACPLASQSYVYVDISRNGQENETLEVSPPPTSTYQAVVLGDRKTYAVYDLLNPATFSGSRSLNLQLRWKQLQDIGSQLVPFLHAQRYVSGYGLQKGELSTVLHNTHPYRAFPVLLLETVPWYLRLYVHTLVITTKGKENKPSYIHYQPAQDRLRPHLLEMLIQLPANSVTKVSIQFERALLKWTEYTPDPNHGFYVSPSVLSALVPNLVGAKPANWEESPLFSTMFPVSDSSSYFVRLYTEPLLVNLPTPDFSMPYNVICLTCTVVAVCYGSFYNLLTRTFHLEEPKRSRLVRWLANIIRRIRGVPPV